The Rhododendron vialii isolate Sample 1 chromosome 6a, ASM3025357v1 genome includes a window with the following:
- the LOC131330387 gene encoding multiple RNA-binding domain-containing protein 1-like, whose product MGRDRANADKEFGRGGTGARNRDGGWIPVISKHRRQMVDSNNSMITLFVDNLPEDVSQRWVSHLFNKFGVVKDVFIPGKRSKVFTGKAFAFVRYDCAVSAEMAISKTNGVWIEDRKLFVKTASFDQKRKELLKHNLNKNASGNIANKKVMGENRNGNFGSLKKSSTVMKVNGAERMGASSSGNVKMLKTYAQSVKGDHGEKEELRMEERNNQSERKLSLNRLEMDGFTEALWQNFIN is encoded by the coding sequence ATGGGAAGAGATAGAGCTAATGCAGATAAGGAGTTCGGAAGGGGTGGAACAGGGGCCAGAAATCGTGACGGAGGTTGGATCCCAGTTATAAGTAAGCATAGGAGGCAGATGGTGGATTCAAACAATTCGATGATTACTCTCTTTGTAGATAACTTGCCTGAAGATGTGAGCCAAAGATGGGTGAGCCATTTATTCAACAAATTTGGAGTGGTCAAGGATGTTTTCATCCCTGGTAAAAGGAGTAAAGTTTTTACGGGGAAAGCTTTTGCTTTTGTTCGATATGACTGCGCGGTCTCTGCCGAGATGGCTATATCCAAAACTAATGGTGTATGGATTGAAGACAGGAAGCTTTTCGTCAAGACTGCTTCATTTGACCAGAAAAGAAAGGAGCTTTTGAAGCACAATCTCAATAAGAATGCTTCCGGAAATATCGCAAACAAAAAGGTTATGGGAGAAAACAGAAATGGGAACTTTGGATCATTGAAGAAATCTAGTACTGTGATGAAAGTAAATGGGGCAGAAAGAATGGGAGCTTCTTCAAGTGGTAATGTAAAGATGTTGAAAACCTATGCCCAGTCTGTCAAAGGAGATCATGGTGAGAAAGAAGAGCTGAGAATGGAGGAAAGGAATAATCAATCGGAGCGAAAATTGAGTCTAAATCGGTTGGAAATGGATGGCTTTACCGAAGCACTGTGGCAAAACTTCATAAATTAA